Proteins encoded together in one Balaenoptera musculus isolate JJ_BM4_2016_0621 chromosome 6, mBalMus1.pri.v3, whole genome shotgun sequence window:
- the PSMD5 gene encoding 26S proteasome non-ATPase regulatory subunit 5 isoform X1, producing MAAQAVSLLREVSRLEAPLEELRALQSVLQSVPLSELREQAAELRLGPLFSLLNEHHREQTTLCVSILERLLQALEPVHVARNLRVDLQRGLTHPNDSVKILTLSQVGRIVENSDAVTEILNNAELLKQIVYCIGGENLSVAKAAIKSLSRISLTQAGLEALFESNLLDDLKSVMETNDIVRYRVYELIVEISSVSPESLNYCTTSGLVTQLLRELTGEDVLVRATCIEMVTSLAYTHHGRQYLAQEGVIDQISNIIVGADSDAFSSFYLPGFVKFFGNLAIMDSPQQICERYPVFVEKVFEMTESQDPTMIGVAVDTIGILGSNVEGKQVLQKTGTRFERLLMRIGYQAKNASTELKIRCLDAISSLFYLPPDQQTDDLLRMTESWFSSLSRDPLELFRGISNQPFLELHCAALKVFTAIANQPWAQKLMFNSPGFVEYVMDRSVEHDRASKDAKYELVKALANSKTIAEIFGNPNYLRLRTYLSEGPYYVKPISTTAVEGAE from the exons ATGGCGGCCCAGGCGGTGTCGCTGCTGAGGGAGGTGTCTCGGCTGGAAGCGCCGCTGGAGGAGCTGCGCGCTCTGCAGTCGGTGCTGCAGTCGGTGCCTCTCAGCGAGCTCCGCGAGCAAGCGGCGGAACTGCGCCTTGGCCCGCTTTTCTCCCTGCTCAACGAGCACCATCG GGAACAGACTACTTTGTGTGTATCCATCCTGGAGAGATTGCTGCAAGCTTTGGAGCCAGTTCACGTGGCCCGGAACCTCAGGGTCGACCTGCAGAGGGGACTGACTCACCCCAATGATTCTGTAAAAATCCTCACTCTGTCCCAG gttGGAAGAATTGTTGAAAATTCTGATGCTGTTACTGAGATTCTAAATAATGCTGAATTACTAAAACAAATCGTTTATTGTATTGGTGGAGAGAATCTATCTGTAGCTAAAGCG GCCATTAAATCCCTGTCAAGAATATCACTGACCCAGGCTGGACTGGAGGCTTTATTTGAAAGTAATCTGCTGGATGATTTGAAAAGTGTAATGGAAACAAATGACATTGTTCGATACAGGGTGTATGAG ctAATTGTGGAGATTTCTTCTGTGTCACCAGAATCTTTAAACTACTGTACCACCAGTGGATTGGTAACGCAGCTCCTCCGAGAACTGACCGGGGAGGATGTGCTAGTCAG AGCCACCTGTATAGAAATGGTGACATCACTGGCATATACTCATCATGGACGACAGTACCTCGCTCAAGAAGGAGTAATTGACCAGATTTCTAATATAATTGTTGGGGCAGATTCAGATGCTTTCTCTAGCTTCTATTTGCCAG GATTTGTGAAGTTTTTTGGAAACCTGGCTATCATGGATAGTCCTCAGCAGATCTGTGAGCGTTATCCTGTCTTTGTGGAAAAAGTCTTTGAAATGACAGAAAGTCAAGACCCCACCATGATTGGTGTAGCAGTGGACACGATTGGAATTCTAGGATCCAATGTTGAAGGAAAACAAGTTTTACAGAAAACAG GAACTCGCTTTGAACGCTTGCTGATGAGAATAGGATATCAAGCAAAGAATGCCTCAACAGAGCTCAAAATTAGGTGTTTGGATgcaatttcatctcttttttatttacca CCTGATCAGCAGACTGATGACCTCCTGAGGATGACAGAAtcctggttttcttctttatctcgGGACCCGCTGGAGCTCTTCCGTGGCATCAGTAATCAACCCTTCCTTGAACTACACTGTGCTGCCTTAAAAGTGTTCACG GCCATTGCAAACCAACCCTGGGCTCAGAAACTTATGTTTAACAGTCCAGGTTTTGTAGAATATGTGATGGACCGGTCCGTAGAGCATGACAGAGCTTCAAAGGATGCCAAATATGAACTGGTGAAAGCACTTGCCAATTCTAAGACAATTGCAGAAATCTTTGGGAACCCAAATTATTTGAGGCTCAGAACTTACCTGAGCGAAGGTCCATACTATGTGAAACCTATTTCCACAACAGCAGTGGAAGGAGCAGAGTGA
- the PSMD5 gene encoding 26S proteasome non-ATPase regulatory subunit 5 isoform X2, with the protein MAAQAVSLLREVSRLEAPLEELRALQSVLQSVPLSELREQAAELRLGPLFSLLNEHHREQTTLCVSILERLLQALEPVHVARNLRVDLQRGLTHPNDSVKILTLSQVGRIVENSDAVTEILNNAELLKQIVYCIGGENLSVAKAAIKSLSRISLTQAGLEALFESNLLDDLKSVMETNDIVRYRVYELIVEISSVSPESLNYCTTSGLVTQLLRELTGEDVLVRATCIEMVTSLAYTHHGRQYLAQEGVIDQISNIIVGADSDAFSSFYLPGFVKFFGNLAIMDSPQQICERYPVFVEKVFEMTESQDPTMIGVAVDTIGILGSNVEGKQVLQKTGTRFERLLMRIGYQAKNASTELKIRCLDAISSLFYLPPDQQTDDLLRMTESWFSSLSRDPLELFRGISNQPFLELHCAALKVFTGTRVRALVQEDPTCRGATKPVHHNY; encoded by the exons ATGGCGGCCCAGGCGGTGTCGCTGCTGAGGGAGGTGTCTCGGCTGGAAGCGCCGCTGGAGGAGCTGCGCGCTCTGCAGTCGGTGCTGCAGTCGGTGCCTCTCAGCGAGCTCCGCGAGCAAGCGGCGGAACTGCGCCTTGGCCCGCTTTTCTCCCTGCTCAACGAGCACCATCG GGAACAGACTACTTTGTGTGTATCCATCCTGGAGAGATTGCTGCAAGCTTTGGAGCCAGTTCACGTGGCCCGGAACCTCAGGGTCGACCTGCAGAGGGGACTGACTCACCCCAATGATTCTGTAAAAATCCTCACTCTGTCCCAG gttGGAAGAATTGTTGAAAATTCTGATGCTGTTACTGAGATTCTAAATAATGCTGAATTACTAAAACAAATCGTTTATTGTATTGGTGGAGAGAATCTATCTGTAGCTAAAGCG GCCATTAAATCCCTGTCAAGAATATCACTGACCCAGGCTGGACTGGAGGCTTTATTTGAAAGTAATCTGCTGGATGATTTGAAAAGTGTAATGGAAACAAATGACATTGTTCGATACAGGGTGTATGAG ctAATTGTGGAGATTTCTTCTGTGTCACCAGAATCTTTAAACTACTGTACCACCAGTGGATTGGTAACGCAGCTCCTCCGAGAACTGACCGGGGAGGATGTGCTAGTCAG AGCCACCTGTATAGAAATGGTGACATCACTGGCATATACTCATCATGGACGACAGTACCTCGCTCAAGAAGGAGTAATTGACCAGATTTCTAATATAATTGTTGGGGCAGATTCAGATGCTTTCTCTAGCTTCTATTTGCCAG GATTTGTGAAGTTTTTTGGAAACCTGGCTATCATGGATAGTCCTCAGCAGATCTGTGAGCGTTATCCTGTCTTTGTGGAAAAAGTCTTTGAAATGACAGAAAGTCAAGACCCCACCATGATTGGTGTAGCAGTGGACACGATTGGAATTCTAGGATCCAATGTTGAAGGAAAACAAGTTTTACAGAAAACAG GAACTCGCTTTGAACGCTTGCTGATGAGAATAGGATATCAAGCAAAGAATGCCTCAACAGAGCTCAAAATTAGGTGTTTGGATgcaatttcatctcttttttatttacca CCTGATCAGCAGACTGATGACCTCCTGAGGATGACAGAAtcctggttttcttctttatctcgGGACCCGCTGGAGCTCTTCCGTGGCATCAGTAATCAACCCTTCCTTGAACTACACTGTGCTGCCTTAAAAGTGTTCACG gggacacgggttcgagccctggtccaggaagatcccacatgccgcggagcaactaaacccgtgcaccacaactactga
- the LOC118897432 gene encoding protein CutA homolog isoform X1, producing MDRLGSRCPLPGCPRPSVLLCLLILTASFLTYPMLRTLSQQLLSVVTGSYVSGTYSIVFVNCPNEQIARDIARAILDKKLTASVNILPKASSLYYWNGEIEEATEILLLIKTKTSKVHMLSSYIRLVHPFEIPEVFSLPMDQGDVHYLKWLEEGMAEE from the exons ATGGACAGGCTGGGCTCACGGTGCCCTTTGCCAGGCTGCCCGCGACCCTCTGTCCTTTTATGCCTCTTG ATCCTGACTGCTTCTTTCCTGACATACCCCATGCTCAGGACCCTTAGCCAGCAGCTCCTTTCAGTTGTCACTGGCAGCTATGTCTCCGGCACTTACTCCATCGTTTTTGTCAACTGTCCCAACGAGCAGATCGCCAGAGATATTGCCAG GGCTATACTGGATAAGAAGCTGACTGCCTCTGTGAACATCCTGCCTAAGGCATCCTCACT ATACTATTGGAATGGAGAAATAGAAGAAGCCACTGAAATCCTGCTG ttAATAAAGACAAAGACTTCCAAGGTCCATATGCTATCCAGCTACATCAG GTTGGTGCATCCTTTTGAAATCCCAGAGGTCTTCAGTCTTCCCATGGACCAAGGAGATGTGCACTATTTAAAGTGGCTGGAGGAGGGCATGGCGGAGGAATGA
- the LOC118897432 gene encoding protein CutA homolog isoform X3, whose translation MDRLGSRCPLPGCPRPSVLLCLLILTASFLTYPMLRTLSQQLLSVVTGSYVSGTYSIVFVNCPNEQIARDIARAILDKKLTASVNILPKASSLYYWNGEIEEATEILLVGASF comes from the exons ATGGACAGGCTGGGCTCACGGTGCCCTTTGCCAGGCTGCCCGCGACCCTCTGTCCTTTTATGCCTCTTG ATCCTGACTGCTTCTTTCCTGACATACCCCATGCTCAGGACCCTTAGCCAGCAGCTCCTTTCAGTTGTCACTGGCAGCTATGTCTCCGGCACTTACTCCATCGTTTTTGTCAACTGTCCCAACGAGCAGATCGCCAGAGATATTGCCAG GGCTATACTGGATAAGAAGCTGACTGCCTCTGTGAACATCCTGCCTAAGGCATCCTCACT ATACTATTGGAATGGAGAAATAGAAGAAGCCACTGAAATCCTGCTG GTTGGTGCATCCTTTTGA
- the LOC118897432 gene encoding protein CutA homolog isoform X2, which produces MLRTLSQQLLSVVTGSYVSGTYSIVFVNCPNEQIARDIARAILDKKLTASVNILPKASSLYYWNGEIEEATEILLLIKTKTSKVHMLSSYIRLVHPFEIPEVFSLPMDQGDVHYLKWLEEGMAEE; this is translated from the exons ATGCTCAGGACCCTTAGCCAGCAGCTCCTTTCAGTTGTCACTGGCAGCTATGTCTCCGGCACTTACTCCATCGTTTTTGTCAACTGTCCCAACGAGCAGATCGCCAGAGATATTGCCAG GGCTATACTGGATAAGAAGCTGACTGCCTCTGTGAACATCCTGCCTAAGGCATCCTCACT ATACTATTGGAATGGAGAAATAGAAGAAGCCACTGAAATCCTGCTG ttAATAAAGACAAAGACTTCCAAGGTCCATATGCTATCCAGCTACATCAG GTTGGTGCATCCTTTTGAAATCCCAGAGGTCTTCAGTCTTCCCATGGACCAAGGAGATGTGCACTATTTAAAGTGGCTGGAGGAGGGCATGGCGGAGGAATGA